The Natrinema amylolyticum genome includes the window CTCGCCGCTCAGAGCAGGCCGTCCTCCTTCGCCAATAACAGCCCCGACAGCGTCGCGTCGTTCGTCGGCTGCTCGCGAGCGCGCTCGAGCGCCTCGCCCACCGGCACCGTCGTTACCTCGAGGAACTCGTTGCTGTCGAGTTCCCGGTCGCCCGGCTCGAGCCCCTCGGCGTAGACGATCGCGCGGTCGTGACGGAGGACGCCGGTCGCGACCGCGTACTCCTGTAGCAGGGCCGTACTCGACGGTCGGAACCCGGTCTCCTCCTCGAGTTCGCGCGTCGCCGCCTGCGTGTAGGACTCGCCGTCCTCGACGATCCCTGCGGGCAGTTCGAGGTGGGTCTCACGAATAGTGGGTCGGTACTGTTCGACGAACAGGATTCGATCGTCGCTGGCACCAGTACCGTCACCGACACCGCCGTCCGTATCCGAGAGGACGCTCCCGTCGATCCGCGCGACCACGACGACCGCGGGCGGCAGGTCCGCCCAGTAGTATCGCTTCTCCGTCCCGTCGGGCTGTTCGAGCAGGTCGTAGCCGCCGTCGTACCAGCCCGTCTCGTACTCGGTTCGCTCCTCGAGTAAGTCCCACTCGTCGGGTGCAGTCATCGCGTCCCACTGCGGGCTCGAGGCGGTAATAGGTGGCCGTTTTTCGGCAGCGATAGATCGGCACCGACCGCTCAAGCGGGTCGATCGGAGTTACGATCGATCGACGAGCTCTCGATACAACCGGCCGAACGCCTGTC containing:
- a CDS encoding NUDIX hydrolase, whose translation is MTAPDEWDLLEERTEYETGWYDGGYDLLEQPDGTEKRYYWADLPPAVVVVARIDGSVLSDTDGGVGDGTGASDDRILFVEQYRPTIRETHLELPAGIVEDGESYTQAATRELEEETGFRPSSTALLQEYAVATGVLRHDRAIVYAEGLEPGDRELDSNEFLEVTTVPVGEALERAREQPTNDATLSGLLLAKEDGLL